In Oryza sativa Japonica Group chromosome 11, ASM3414082v1, the following are encoded in one genomic region:
- the LOC4349967 gene encoding probable methyltransferase PMT26: MALFDRNQKQRSSLCSTATVVVFVALCLVGLWMISSPETIPAAAANVSKKPDVVAVKEEDSSLDATNNVKQNSANVVAETAAADEAAAADEDDNPAKPAAGEKAAAAAASSKDQTFDDENGRTEGGALVKPESGGGDEAASDVKEIGSLEQAAIDMKDTTEHSVGDTTKEPGVVQDKSSEEITMAASDARESSDGGGGGGAAKNKQTFDDENGKLDGVNLVKDVENKTMSEEGAKPLPEETTTVSSKNSIVAAAAMSDEKLTDNNGEQAQPVEALPNGQAELLTERAAQNGSFTTQAAESIKEKKKRAEKKKKKKKKVKAASVAAAAEEEGGGGGAASLGWRLCNTSAGADYIPCLDNEAAIKKLKTTAHYEHRERHCPASPPTCLVPSPEGYRDPIRWPRSRDKIWYHNVPHSELAAYKGHQNWVKVSGEYLTFPGGGTQFKHGALHYIELIQSSFPEVAWGRRSRVALDVGCGVASFGGYLFDHDVLTMSLAPKDEHEAQVQFALERGIPAISAVMGTRRLPFPSNVFDAVHCARCRVPWHIEGGMLLLELNRLLRPGGFFVWSATPVYQELPEDVEIWGEMVKLTKAMCWEMVSKTSDTVDQVGLVTFRKPADNACYMKRRQKEPPLCEPSDDPNAAWNITLRACMHWVPTDPSVRGSWWPERWPERMEKTPYWLNSSQVGVYGKPAPEDFVADQEHWRKVVRNSYLTGMGIDWKTVRNVMDMRAVYGGFAAALRDMSVWVMNVVTINSPDTLPVIYERGLFGIYHDWCESFSTYPRSYDLLHADHLFSKLKSRCEVLPVIVEVDRILRPNGKLIVRDDKETVDEIKGVVRSLQWEVRMTVSKNREAMLCARKTTWRPTEAEAR, from the exons AGGAGGACAGCTCGCTCGACGCCACCAACAATGTCAAACAGAACAGCGCCAACGTCGTCGccgagaccgccgccgccgacgaggccgccgccgcagacgaGGACGACAACCCCGCgaagccggccgccggcgagaaggcggcggcggcggcggcgtcgtccaaGGACCAGACgttcgacgacgagaacggcagGACGGAGGGCGGCGCGCTCGTCAagccggagagcggcggcggcgacgaggcggcctcCGACGTGAAGGAGATCGGCAGCCTCGAGCAGGCGGCGATCGACATGAAGGACACCACCGAGCACTCGGTGGGTGACACCACCAAGGAGCCAGGCGTCGTCCAGGACAAGAGCTCCGAGGAGATCACGATGGCGGCGAGCGACGCGAGGGAGAgcagcgatggcggcggcggcggcggcgcggccaagaacaagcagacgttcgacgacgagaacggcaaGCTCGACGGCGTCAACCTGGTGAAGGACGTCGAGAACAAGACGATGTCGGAGGAGGGCGCCAAGCCATtgccggaggagacgacgaccgtGAGCAGCAAGAACTCGATCGTCGCGGCGGCCGCCATGTCCGACGAGAAGCTCACCGACAACAATGGCGAGCAAGCGCAGCCGGTGGAGGCGCTGCCGAACGGGCAGGCCGAGCTGCTGACGGAGCGCGCGGCGCAGAATGGGTCGTTCACGACGCAGGCGGCGGAGTCGatcaaggagaagaagaagcgcgccgagaagaagaaaaagaagaagaagaaggtgaaggcggcgtcggtggcggcggcggcggaggaggagggcggcggcggcggcgcggcgtcgttGGGCTGGAGGCTCTGCAACACGAGCGCCGGCGCCGACTACATCCCGTGCCTGGACAACGAGGCCGCCATCAAGAAGCTCAAGACGACCGCGCACTACGAGCACCGCGAGCGCCACtgccccgcctcgccgccgacgtgccTCGTCCCGTCGCCGGAGGGGTACCGGGACCCGATCCGGTGGCCGCGGAGCCGCGACAAGATCTGGTACCACAACGTGCCGCACTCGGAGCTCGCGGCGTACAAGGGGCACCAGAACTGGGTGAAGGTCTCCGGCGAGTACCTCAccttccccggcggcggcacgcAGTTCAAGCACGGCGCGCTCCACTACATCGAGCTGATCCAGTCGTCGTTCCCGGAGGTGGCGTGGGGGCGGCGCAGCCGCGTCGCGCTCGACGTGGGATGCGGCGTGGCGAGCTTCGGCGGTTACCTGTTCGACCACGACGTGCTGACCATGTCCCTGGCGCCCAAGGACGAGCACGAGGCGCAGGTGCAGTTCGCGCTGGAGCGCGGCATCCCGGCGATCTCCGCCGTCATGGGGACGCGGCGGCTGCCGTTCCCGAGCAACGTGTTCGACGCGGTGCACTGCGCGCGGTGCCGGGTGCCGTGGCACATCGAGGGCGGGATGCTGCTGCTGGAGCTCAACCGGCTGCTCCGGCCCGGCGGGTTCTTCGTCTGGTCGGCCACGCCGGTGTACCAGGAGCTGCCGGAGGACGTCGAGATCTGGGGAG AGATGGTGAAGCTGACGAAGGCGATGTGCTGGGAGATGGTGTCGAAGACGAGCGACACGGTGGACCAGGTGGGGCTCGTCACGTTCCGGAAGCCGGCGGACAACGCGTGCTATATGAAGCGCCGCCAGAAGGAGCCGCCGCTCTGCGAGCCCTCCGACGACCCCAATGCTGCTTG GAACATAACTTTGCGGGCGTGCATGCACTGGGTGCCTACGGACCCATCGGTGCGGGGGTCGTGGTGGCCGGAGCGGTGGCCGGAGAGGATGGAGAAGACGCCCTACTGGCTGAACAGCAGCCAGGTCGGGGTGTACGGCAAGCCGGCGCCGGAGGACTTCGTGGCGGACCAGGAGCACTGGCGGAAGGTGGTCCGGAACTCGTACCTCACCGGCATGGGCATCGACTGGAAGACGGTGAGGAACGTCATGGACATGAGAGCCGTCTACGGAGG gttcgcggcggcgctgcgggaCATGAGCGTGTGGGTGATGAACGTGGTGACGATCAACTCGCCGGACACGCTGCCGGTGATCTACGAGAGGGGGCTGTTCGGCATCTACCATGACTGGTGTGAGTCATTCAGCACCTACCCGAGATCCTACGACCTCCTCCATGCCGACCATCTCTTCTCCAAGCTCAAATCCAG GTGCGAGGTGTTGCCGGTGATCGTGGAGGTGGACCGGATCCTCCGGCCGAACGGGAAGCTCATCGTGAGGGACGACAAGGAGACGGTGGACGAGATCAAGGGGGTGGTGAGGTCGCTGCAATGGGAGGTCAGGATGACCGTCTCCAAGAACAGGGAAGCGATGCTctgcgcgaggaagacgacgtgGCGGCCCACGGAAGCCGAGGCAAGATGA